From Streptomyces griseorubiginosus, one genomic window encodes:
- a CDS encoding ABC transporter ATP-binding protein has translation MCAVRGLTKTYPAVRGRRGAPGTPEVRATDDVRLDIRRGEIFGLLGPNGAGKTTLVRQLTGLMRPDSGSVEILGHDIVRHPDRASRILAYLGQESSALDELTVSLAAETTGRLRGLEARQARAERDAVLDELGLTPIAGRPIKKLSGGQRRLACFAAALVGERPLLVLDEPTTAMDPVARRAVWSAVDRRRAEHGTTVLLVTHNVIEAETVLDRVAVLDQGRVIACDTPSGLKEQVAGEVRVDLVWREAAPLHVPEVAALQDRAVAAGRRWTLRLAPEEARAVVATVTGGAAFAALDDFTLATPSLEDVYLALGGAAQQGLVKA, from the coding sequence GTGTGCGCGGTGCGCGGGCTGACCAAGACCTATCCGGCGGTCCGCGGCCGGCGCGGGGCCCCGGGCACGCCCGAGGTGCGGGCCACCGACGACGTGCGGCTCGACATCCGGCGGGGTGAGATCTTCGGGCTGCTCGGACCGAACGGCGCCGGCAAGACCACTCTCGTACGGCAGCTCACCGGGCTGATGCGTCCCGACAGCGGCAGCGTCGAGATCCTCGGCCACGACATCGTGCGCCACCCCGACCGGGCCTCGCGGATCCTCGCCTACCTCGGCCAGGAGTCCAGCGCCCTCGACGAACTGACCGTCTCCCTCGCCGCCGAGACCACCGGCCGGCTGCGCGGCCTGGAGGCCCGGCAGGCGCGGGCCGAGCGGGACGCCGTACTCGACGAGCTGGGGCTCACGCCCATCGCCGGGCGGCCGATCAAGAAGCTTTCCGGCGGGCAGCGGCGGCTCGCGTGCTTCGCGGCCGCGCTCGTGGGGGAGCGGCCGCTGCTCGTCCTCGACGAGCCGACCACCGCGATGGACCCCGTGGCGCGGCGCGCGGTGTGGTCCGCCGTGGACCGGCGGCGGGCCGAACACGGCACGACCGTGCTGCTCGTCACCCACAACGTCATCGAGGCGGAGACCGTGCTGGACCGGGTCGCCGTCCTCGACCAAGGGCGGGTCATCGCCTGCGACACGCCGTCCGGCCTCAAGGAGCAGGTCGCCGGGGAGGTCCGCGTGGACCTGGTGTGGCGCGAGGCCGCCCCGCTGCACGTCCCCGAGGTCGCCGCCCTCCAGGACCGGGCCGTGGCCGCCGGACGCCGCTGGACCCTGCGGCTCGCCCCCGAGGAGGCCCGCGCGGTCGTCGCCACCGTCACCGGCGGGGCCGCGTTCGCCGCGCTGGACGACTTCACGCTCGCCACGCCCAGCCTGGAGGACGTGTACCTCGCGCTGGGCGG